The sequence below is a genomic window from Methanocellales archaeon.
CCCTCGGGTACAAACTTCCCTCATAGAAGCCATAATTGTTGAAGAAGTGGATTGGCACGCCTTGTCGCGATAGGTAGGATACCACGCCGGATGTGAAGGATAGGTTGCCATAGGCATATATCGCATAGATCTTGCTTATGGGCAGGGCACGCTTCTCCTCCTTGTTGATGAAATAGATGGTATTCTCTTTCCTTCTCAGAACGCCGTCCTTTGTGATGTAGTAATTGGTTTTCATTCTTCCCCCTTTTCATTCTCCTCCGAAGCAGAACTCAACATAGCTGCACCTGTTGCACAATTTACGCTTGGATGGCGTGGGCATCTCTCCCGAGACTATTTCGATGATGCAGTTCATTATCTGCTCGATGGTTTTAAAGTCCTCTTCCGTAGGCTCAACGATCTCCTTTTTGTTCAACAAGGGGTAGTTCAATACACCTCTCGCTTTGACGCCCCTTTGATGCAGATAATACACATAATAGGTAAGCTGCCACCTGTGTGCATCCTCCATTTTCCTGGATTTCTTGATGTCGTGCACCTCTATAACATCGCCCTTCTTCACGAAATCGATGGATATAGCG
It includes:
- the cas4 gene encoding CRISPR-associated protein Cas4, which gives rise to MKLQSHIKPMTITGVKVAYYFICHTKLWLFSHNIRMERESEDVLMGKHIHESRYQRRKKDIIIDNAISIDFVKKGDVIEVHDIKKSRKMEDAHRWQLTYYVYYLHQRGVKARGVLNYPLLNKKEIVEPTEEDFKTIEQIMNCIIEIVSGEMPTPSKRKLCNRCSYVEFCFGGE